Proteins from a single region of Tamandua tetradactyla isolate mTamTet1 chromosome 12, mTamTet1.pri, whole genome shotgun sequence:
- the LOC143651622 gene encoding LOW QUALITY PROTEIN: necdin-like (The sequence of the model RefSeq protein was modified relative to this genomic sequence to represent the inferred CDS: deleted 1 base in 1 codon), protein MSEQSKAIGEPSFAAEAPDSEACGSPGVAMGAPPPTSQAANLAGPENPPPGPTDFPQAPSPPQPTIDKGDAKALQQAAEEGCARQALNAAPAQPGPAPPAPAQLVQKAHELMWYVLVKDQKKMIIWFPDMVKDVIGSYKKWCRSILRRTSLILARVFGLHLRLTSLHTMEFSLVKALEPEELDRVALSNHMPMTGLLLMILSLIYVKGRGARESAVWNVLRILGLRPWKKHSTFGDVRKLITEEFVQQNYLKYQRVPHVEPPEYEFFWGSRASREITKMQIMEFLARVFKKDPQAWPSRYREALEEARALREAEAAAHFPRGSVSED, encoded by the exons ATGTCGGAACAAAGTAAGGCCATAGGCGAGCCCAGCTTTGCAGCTGAGGCGCCCGACTCCGAGGCGTGCGGCAGCCCCGGGGTTGCGATGGGGGCCCCCCCC CCCACCTCTCAGGCTGCGAACCTCGCAGGGCCAGAGAATCCCCCTCCAGGCCCGACTGACTTTCCGCAGGCCCCGTCGCCGCCCCAGCCGACAATCGACAAGGGGGACGCGAAGGCCCTGCAGCAGGCCGCGGAGGAAGGCTGCGCCCGCCAGGCCCTGAATGCAGCCCCGGCCCAGCCCGGCCCAGCAccgccagccccagcccagctggTGCAGAAGGCGCACGAGCTCATGTGGTACGTGCTGGTCAAAGACCAGAAGAAGATGATCATCTGGTTCCCAGACATGGTGAAGGATGTCATCGGCAGCTACAAGAAATGGTGCCGAAGCATTCTCAGGCGTACCAGCCTCATTCTCGCCCGAGTGTTCGGGCTGCACCTGAGGCTGACCAGCCTGCACACGATGGAGTTTTCGCTCGTCAAAGCCCTCGAGCCCGAGGAGCTGGACAGAGTGGCGCTGAGCAACCACATGCCCATGACAGGCCTCCTGCTCATGATCCTCAGCCTCATCTACGTGAAGGGCCGCGGTGCTAGAGAGAGTGCGGTCTGGAACGTCCTGCGCATCCTGGGGCTGCGGCCCTGGAAGAAGCACTCCACCTTCGGGGATGTGAGGAAGCTCATCACGGAGGAGTTCGTCCAGCAGAATTACCTGAAGTACCAACGCGTGCCCCACGTTGAGCCACCAGAGTACGAATTCTTCTGGGGCTCCCGAGCCAGCCGCGAAATAACCAAGATGCAAATCATGGAATTCCTGGCCAGGGTCTTTAAGAAAGACCCCCAGGCCTGGCCTTCCCGGTACAGAGAAGCTCTGGAGGAGGCCAGAGCCCTGCGGGAGGCTGAGGCCGCTGCCCACTTTCCCCGCGGCAGCGTCTCCGAGGACTAG